The nucleotide window CAAAGGGACATTCTTCTCTTGGCCAAATGctgaggagaaagagggaggtgTCTTTATTTATTCTACACTGTGGAGGCCactgaagtaaaataaaagatcTTGTCTTTATCTTACAGTTTTGTTAAGATGGGAAGAGTATTAAAGAGATATGATCAAAATATATTTGGTATGCCTAGAATTAATACAATAGGTCTCAAACACATCTAGGAAGCCCAAGTCCAAATAGAATTTTGGCTGATTCTGGATGGCCACAATGGGTTGTTTCAGGGAAGGTTTCAGGGATACAGTAGGCATTTATTACTAACTACTGTGAGCAATGTATTGATGCAATACCTTGGCTaggtgccctttttttttttttttgagatggagtctcgctttgtcactcaggcgGGAGTGTAggggcgcgatctccactcactgcaacctccacctcctgggttcaagcaattctcctgcctcagcctcctgagtagctgggattacaggcacccgccaccacgcccggctaatttttgtatttttaatagagacggggttttaccatattggccaggctggtctcgaactcctgacctcaggtgattcacctgcttcagcctcccagagtgctgggattacaggcatgaaccaccgcgcccagctgggtGCCCATTCTCTAGGCTATCTAACATAATACCCAGCACAATACACCAAAGTTACTCGTGTCTCTCTCCTCCTGTAGTCTACTAGCTTTTGGAAGGAGAAGCTTTTTTCCTCCTCCAATGATTAGTGCATGTCTAATGTCTACTGTGTCTCACAGATGTCTACTGTGAGAACCAATCTGCTTAAGGTGGTCactctcctccacctcctcctgacATTCCCAGGGCACCATATAGTTAAAAGCTGTGATTAAAATCCTGTTATTcagtatgtataaatatttattgtatacctACAATGTGTTAGGCAACATAATAGGAAAATTTCATTTTGCAATACACTGCCATGCCAGTCTTAGAGGGGTAAGTGCATTCTAGGAAAGGGGAACAAATGTAAAGGCTCAAGCCTGTTATACCCTAGCTGCAACACTTTAGATATGTTCCACAAAGTTTTGATTCCATTTTCTaatctctacaatgagaaaagaagaacACGCTTCCTCCTAACtaatgaaggttaaatgagttaGGCAGGGAAGCACTCGGCACAGGACCCAGCTCTGCGTGCTCCAAATTACTGAGATTCTCACATACTACCTGGACTGACACTGGCTACACGTTATTTGGAGAAACTATACTGACTAGCTTCTCTCCTATCTGAAGCCCATTCTTAACTACAAAAACGTCAGTTCCTGATCCCTACGCAGAATTCGGTCAGCCTCCATACTTACGTTGCCCGAATTACAACGCATCATATAACCCTGCGAATATAAATTTATTCATGGAAACAAGATCAACAGCAAGGCTAAAGTccgagttccagtttctccacgggtttctgcatgaccttgggcagtcCCTTCTCAAACCCTTGTTCCTCTGCCGGAGCCCCAGGCAGGCTCCTGGCGTCCCGCACTTACCGTAGCGGGCCCAGAGCTTGGGCTGCACATCGGAGCATTCGCGGATTAGGATGGGTAGGTCGGGATTCGCCTTCTTTAGCTCCACATAGCGTTTCTCAATGAAGTCCCTGCGGGGCCGGAGAGAGCGCCGCGCGTGCTGTGGGCGCCGGCTTCCCTCAACTTCAGGGAGGTCGAGGTCGTGACCCCGGCGTCCCGAAGCCCGCCCGCCTCACCACGCCGCGCCTCACCTGACGCCCTGGCTGCCGGGCGAGCGCTGACATAAGTGGATGCGAATCTCACGCAGGCCCAGCTTTGCCCCGATTGCTCGACTCGCTGCGGCCGCCGCCATCTTGGCTAATACCGAAGTCCCCAGTTCCAGGTCTTCGGGCCAAGTTCTTCGGTCTGACCAATCGCGGACCCTTCAGCCTAGGCCTTAGGCCAGATGACGCAGGGGCGGGGTAAAGCTTGGCCAATGATATAAAAGTATTGTAGGACCTCTGCGAGGTCAATTTCTTTGCGCTCGGGGTTGGTTAGAGGGAAAAACAGGAAGCGGAAAGGCAACGAACGCAAAGCAGTGTGGGTTGATTCTGAGGTGCACTGTGGGAAAGGGCTTGTTGCTGCGGTGTTGCTGTTGGAGACTTGATTGTTGGTGACAGCGAAACAACGATAACAAAATGCCAGAGCGAGATAGTAAGGCTCAGGCCATCCTTTATTTCTTCCCCATGGCACTTGGGGCATTTGGCGCATTATTGTAGCTTCTGAGCTTAAaccgggtgtgtgtgtgtatgtgtgacgcTTGAGCCCGGCGAAGCCGTAGGGTCGTAGATGAAGCCGACAGCTCCGAACTCCGGCGCCAGTCCTCATTCCTACTCCAAGTGATGATGGGCAGCTTTTGTCTGTGGATCGCTTTCCCCCAGTATTGTCCCCATACTTAATCTGGGTTGCGCGTATTCATCTTTTACGTAGTATTTTAGACGTGATTTTCCGGAAGTCTTCTCTGATCTTCCAGCGCAGGATTAGGGTCCTTTGCTTTGTGCTCCCACAGCTTCTTGTAGTTTCCCATTTCAGCACTTATTACATTGTGTTGACACTGCCGCTGTTCTTCCTTTTGTTCTGTATTGTTCACTACTATATCTCAAATTTTTGCATAGGAACTGACACATAAGAGCCTGATTAAATTAACGTCAATTCTTTTTGTCAGGTGAGCCGTTCTCCAACCCTTTGGCGCCCGATGGCCACGATGTGGATGATCCTCACTCCTTCCACCAGTGAGTATTTTGTGCTAGGACCATGGAAATGAGTTGGGCGATGAATAgagaggtggtggtgatggtcaaAGAATTCTGAATGTCTTGTCATCAAGGATGGTCAAAAATTATACCCGCTGGCCCTTTATCTCTGTGAGCCTTAATTGGATCCGGCCAAGTGCATAAGGGTATTAGAAGGGAAATTCCTGCAGGAAAGgtgttaaattttttgttttttttaaaaatacgtgTTGTGTAATTACACATTATATAGGAATTACTTCTTCcgatagaaaattaaaacataggaaataagggtaaaatctttttttgtttttttttgagactgagtttcgctcttgttgctcaggctggaatgcaatggcgcgatctcagctcaccacaacctccgcctcccgggttcaagcaattctcctgccttagtctcccgagtagctgggattataggcatgttccaccacgcccggctaattttgtatttttagtagagatggggtttctccatgttgatcaggctggtcttgaaatcccgacctcaggtgatccatctgtctctgcctcccaaagtggtgggattacaggcatgagccaccgtgcccggcccatcttTGATAACATCCCCAATTCATGTTTGGTAAAATCATCTTTGATAACGTCCCCCATtccagtccatttttttttttttttgagacggagtctcactctattgcccaggctggagtggagtgatgcagtctcggctcactgcaacctccgccttctgagttcaagtgattctcctgcctcagcctcccaagtagctgggactacaggcatatgccaccacacactgattcttttttttttttttttgtatttttagtagagacagggcttcactatgttcgtcaggctggtcttgaactcctggcctgaagtgatccacccgcctcggtctcccaaagtgctgggattgcaggcatgagccaccatgctcagcctcagTCCTTTTCTTAGAAGTAACCACAGTTACctttttttgtgtatcttttcctcctgttgcccagactggagttcaatggcactgtttctgctcactgcaacctttgcctcccgggctcaagcagttctgcctcagtttccccagaagctgggattacaggtgtgcaccaccatgcttggctaatttttgtcttattagtagagacagggtttcgccatgttggccaggctggtctcgaactcctgacctcaaatgatctgcctgcctcagccgcccaaagtgctgggattacaggcgtgagccaccgcgcctgaccctcctactctttttttaaatgcatttatatgcatacatgcatatcTGAGGAAAACACAACATTGctttgtgatttaaaatatttgagttaaATGATACTAGGCTGTATATATCATTTTTGCAACTTGCTTCTTTTTAAACCCTGCTCAGTGTTTCTGAGATTATCTTTTATAGCAGTGACAAGCATTCTGTCTTGGCTAAACTTTAGTCAGGTTCCCCAAAGAGTCCTATTTTTCAGCGGGATTCATCCTTGGCCTGCTGAGCACAGTTTTAGCAAGGAAATAAACCCCTGCTCCACCCCCATACCTAACCAAGTTGCTTTTAGTAATTTTCTATAAATTCTCACTTGTCCCTGTTGTATTTGGAATTAAGTTCAGTCTCTATTACAATGATCTTGACTCCTGTTACAATAGTCTTCAATAAAGTCTTCCTTGAGGGGAAGAGGAACTTGCTTAGATATCAAGGGTGGGAGAAGAGGAGCTGAGTTGGATATCAAAAGTGGGAAAACTTTCTGTGAACTGACTTAGAATTCCTTTTTAAAACCGAGGTCAGCAGGCCAAGGAAGAGCCCTAGTCAGAAGAGAGCTTCAAAGGAGTCTGACTTTAATTTGATCAAGAGAGGAGTCAGTCTTTGTCAGTGTACCAATTAAAATAATCTCTTGTACCATTAGTGCTGTCTTTCCCTCTTTGGGAAACACCATCATGGTTTAGTTAGTCTCCAGCTAATAAACACTTAGTCTGTTTCAgactgattcttttcttttttttatttttttgagacagagtcttgctgtttttgcccaggctggagtgtaataccttgatcttggctcactgcaacctccgcctcccaggttcaagtgattctcctgcctcagtctcccgagtagctaggattacaggcacccaccaccatgcccagctaatttttttgtatttttagtagagacggggtttcaccgtattggccatgctggtctcgaactcctgacctcgggtgatcctcccgcctcagcctcccaaagtgcggggattataggcgtgagccactgcacccggccagactGATTATTTTCAAGGCTATAGTTGAATTTCCTTTACAGGCCTTCTTATATACATATGTCAGTAATTGGCCTGgcgaaatataaataaatggagttGCTGACTCGTAGGAgatatattcttaaattttaacaaatactgCGAAATTGCCCTCCAAATTGGTTATACTggtttacattctcatcagcattaTATGAGAGTATCCCCCTCCCAAATTCTCACTCACACTTGATTTATCAAACTTTTTAGTAGTTAACACTCTGATGCATTAAAAGTGGCATATCTGgtcgggcgcgatggctcacatctataatcccagcactttgggaggccgaggtgggcagatcacctgaggtcaggagtttgagaccagcctggccaacatggtgaaaccccacctctaataaaaatacaaaaattagctgggtgtgttggcaggcacctgtaatcccagctacttgtgaggctgaggcaggagaatcacttgaaccaggaggcagaggttgtagtgggctaagatcatgccactgcactctagccagggcagcagagggagactctgtcttaaaaaaaaaaaaaaaaaaaaagctgggtgctgtggctcatccctataatcccagcactttgggaggccaaggtgggcggatcataaggtcaggagttcaagaccagcctggccaatatgggtgacagagcgagactccatctcaaaaaaaaaaagtgtcatatctttgttttgatttgtatttccctgatttcTGTTAATTTAATCATGATTTTTACgtgttcctttttcatttcttactgagtcctaatatttaaaatctttgccTTTCCTTCTAGATCAAAACTCACCAATGAAGACTTCAGGAAACTTCTCATGACCCCCAGGGCTGCACCTACCTCTGCACCACCTTCTAAGTCACGTCACCATGAGTAAGTCTTTCCGTGATCCAGCCTGTCTCCCAGCCTTTTTCTTGctccttcctgtttctttctaCTGAAGTAGAATGACTTTTAATAGTCCCTCAGGTATTTATGCTGCTctctaaagtttgagaactgcccACCTACAAATACTGATATGGATTTCTGCTTGATTGAAACTGTTACTTTGGTCAGTATTCTAAGTCTTTCTAAAAATCCTCAAGGAGACTTCTTGGGGTTTCTGGGGCTGTGGCAATATTTTGCTATCAGTGAATTTCTCGTCTGTTCTAGGATGCCAAGGGAgtacaatgaggatgaagacccaGCTGCacgaaggaggaaaaagaaaaggtgaagaAAGGGTGAAAGGTTTTAGATTTTAGGATAGACAGTGTTTAGGGGAAAGAAGTAGGGGCTAATTGTGAGGCCAGAAACTAAGATTTTGTCTTGAGGCTCTCTATTTTCTTAATGAAGCATGGTGATACTTAGAGGGCAATAGAGGGCTTTGGAATAGGCCTATCTATATTTTAATCTCATCTTCACTAGTTTCTTGGTGGATAACCTAGGCATTTGCTTAGCCTCTCTAATCCATGGATAGAATGGAGATATAGTAGCAATAATAACTTTTATCAGGATGTCATGAGGATCAGCTGTGAAAGTACATGTAGGCATTTAGCAccaatgcctggcatatggtaaCCACCCAATAAATCTTGactgccatcatcatcattatatcATCATCGTTATTTACGTGATACAAAAGTTTCTGGACTTGGTACTTGGCTTTTCCTTTATTCTGAGGGTGGACCAGCAAATAATGCGTTCTTTTCAGCTGAAATTAGGTGGTGGTAAAAATTCagaagattttctgatttttgtgtgGAAAAGTCTTATATCTGTAGAGAATTAGTAGAGTTGGGTGGTATTAAAAAGTTCTGAAGTGACAGATGGGGTGTCCCAAGTTGCCACTGGAAAAGTATATAAACTGGAAGAAGGCATAGTTCTGATTTTTGAGTAACTATGAAGAGGTGGCCAGCAGTTCTATCAGGACAGACATGAGCTTTTCTCCATAGAGAGTAGGATGGAGATGTAGGGAAGCAAGCAGGAACAGTTCTGTTGACCTTGAGGTAGCAGCTGATGAACTTTAcacatttgcctttctctggtcaTAGTTATTATGCCAAGCTACGCCAACaagaaattgagagagagagagagctagcAGAGAAGTACCGGGATCGTGCCAAGGAACGTAGAGATGGAGTGAACAAAGATTATGAAGAAACCGAGCTTATCAGCACCACAGCTAACTACAGGGCTGTTGGCCCCACTGCTGAGGCGTGAGTACTGAGGGACCAGGGCATGGTTCCCTCAGCATGCCAGAGTATGCAAATACAATGTGAACTCTTCCTCTTACTTTCCTGCTCTGTAGCCTATAATAAGCGATTTCGGAAGCACTTGCCACCCACAAatgactgttcttttttttttgaggtggagtcttgctttgtcacccaggctggagtgcagtgatgcgatctcggctcactgcaagctccgcctcccaggttcatgccattctcctgcctcagtcttccgagtaggtgggactacaggcgcctgccaccacgcctggctaattttttgtatttttagtagagacaaggtttcaccgtattagccaggctggtctcgatctcctgacctcgtgatccccccgcttcggcctcccaaagtgctgggattccaggtgtgagcctctgcacctgccccccctcacttttttatttttatttttgggagatggagtcttgctcttgttgcccaggctggagtgcagtggcgcgatctcaactcactgcagcttccacctcccatgttcaggcgattctcttgcctcagccacccaagtagccggctggactacagatgcccaccaccatgcccggctaagttttgtatttttagtagagacagggtttcaccatttcggccaggctggtctcaaactcctgaccttgtgatctgcccgccttgacctcccaaagtgctgggattacaggcgtgagccaccacgcctggccagtactGTTCTTATGTGGCCTCTTTCATTATACAGGGACAAATCAGCTGCAGAGAAGAGAAGACAGTTGATCCAGGAGTCCAAATTCTTGGGTGGTGACATGGAACACACCCATTTGGTAAAAGGCTTGGATTTTGCTCTGCTTCAAAAGGTGAGTTCTGGTGGTCAAGTGGGGAGTCATACTATCGTGCTGAATGCTCTTGTATGGGTCTGGCAAGATGAGGAGGGAGATTCCTGAGAGTTCAGACTGAGTAGAAGAAGGGCTAAAGGTGGGCCCTCTGAAAAGCTGATTGCTACTTATCCTTCAAGTATCAGGCcaaattttatttccttggagaagccttccctgatcacccAGGTGTGGTTAAGTGCCTCCCTTCACCTCCCACTTCCTGTACCTTTGCATAGCCCTTCTGTTTCACTTACCACAGCAATTATTGCACTTTGTTGAAATTGTTTAATTTGTCTGTCTCATCCGCTGTAAGCTCCATTAGGGTAAGAACAATATCTGTCATGTTTAGTATTATATTCTTAGTTCCTGGTACAGTGTGGTGTAgtggatgttcaataaatatataaagtgatTGAATGTCCTAACGCTGCTTGCTTTCCTGTTAGGTACGAGCTGAGATTGCcagcaaagagaaagaggaagaggaactgATGGAAAAGCCCCAGAAAGAAACCAAGTAAGTAAATATTACAGAAGGGTTGAGAGTTTAGAAAGGTGGGACTTAAAGTTGGAGCAcatttggcaaaaataaaacttttttgtcttttcaggaAAGATGAGGatcctgaaaataaaattgaatttaaaacacGTCTGGGTGAGTACAGTTTCTATACTAGTGACTCTGCATTGTAGGTGAAATGTAGGGAATTTAATGCTCTGGGAAGGATATGCTTCTCCTTTCCCCCaacctccttttctctttctttttgagacagggtttcacttaattgcccaggctggagtgcagtggtgtgatcatggctctctgcagccttgacctcctggactcagcctcttgtgtagctggcaccacaggcatgtgccaccatacctagctaatttttattttttgcagagatggggctCTCTgtatattgcccaggccggtctcaaactcctgggctcaagtgatcctcctgccttgaccttccaaagagCTGTAAGAGTCTTTCTTGGCCCCAAAACAACTAACTCCCATAAAATACTCTAATAGGACTCAGACATAGACTTAATTATTTCATATTGTCATTTATGTCTCCTCAGGTACATTGAAAGATTTTTCAGTTTGGGGCTTATGAATTAAAAGAAGTAACATGGTTAGTGATTAAAAGTTCAAAATTTGGAATCGGAGAGACCTGAGTTTAAACCTTGATGATGAAACCGCATTAAGTGTATGATGTTAGGCAACTgactttgctttctgtttgttcatctgtaaaactCGGGTTATTATTTACCACATGACTATTGTagggatgaagaaaaatgaaatctataACATGCCTATCATATTGAGCAGGTAGTATAGCTGTTTTTTCCATCATCATCAATATTACCTTAAACTTCATCCTTCTTCCTCAAGACTTAATACAATATAGGTGCATAGTGCCCTTGAAGAGGCAATGTAGAAGAGTGGACAAGAGCCCAGGCTTTGGAGTTACACTGCCTGGTTCCATTCTTTGCTCCATTACTTAGTAGATACATGACTTTAGGTAAATTACTTAA belongs to Theropithecus gelada isolate Dixy chromosome 6, Tgel_1.0, whole genome shotgun sequence and includes:
- the NDUFA2 gene encoding NADH dehydrogenase [ubiquinone] 1 alpha subcomplex subunit 2, whose protein sequence is MAAAAASRAIGAKLGLREIRIHLCQRSPGSQGVRDFIEKRYVELKKANPDLPILIRECSDVQPKLWARYAFGQEKNVPLNNFSADQVTRALENVLSGKA